One window of the Archangium primigenium genome contains the following:
- a CDS encoding CAP domain-containing protein, whose protein sequence is MKRAMRAMSLLLGATLFVGCGGDVSAPESEEAVDEGMRTEEPSGVVALAYCDDQNSWPSASTTFENEVLTLVNQKRAAGATCGGVAKGKAAALTLDTRLRCAARLHSKDMGTKNFMSHTGSNGSSPWDRMALAGYSYRQAAENVAAGQSTPAAVVDSWMKSSGHCNNIMEPNLKHLGVGYFYAASSTYKHYWTQSFGAQ, encoded by the coding sequence ATGAAGCGAGCCATGCGCGCGATGTCGTTGCTGTTGGGTGCCACCCTGTTCGTGGGCTGCGGAGGCGATGTCTCCGCGCCGGAGAGCGAGGAGGCGGTGGACGAGGGCATGCGCACGGAGGAGCCGAGCGGCGTGGTGGCCCTGGCCTACTGTGACGACCAGAACTCCTGGCCCTCCGCCTCGACCACCTTCGAGAACGAGGTGCTCACCCTGGTGAACCAGAAGCGCGCCGCGGGCGCCACCTGTGGAGGCGTGGCCAAGGGCAAGGCGGCCGCGCTGACCCTGGACACCCGCCTGCGCTGTGCCGCGCGCCTGCACTCCAAGGACATGGGGACCAAGAACTTCATGAGCCATACGGGCTCCAACGGCTCCTCGCCGTGGGATCGCATGGCATTGGCCGGCTACTCCTACCGGCAGGCAGCGGAGAACGTCGCCGCGGGCCAGAGCACGCCCGCCGCGGTGGTGGACTCGTGGATGAAGAGCAGCGGCCACTGCAACAACATCATGGAGCCCAACCTCAAGCACCTGGGCGTGGGCTACTTCTACGCCGCCAGCAGCACCTACAAGCACTACTGGACCCAGTCCTTCGGCGCCCAGTAG
- a CDS encoding Rieske 2Fe-2S domain-containing protein: MQITFLGHAGFLIETQHALVVADPWLTSQGAFDAAWMQFPRNHDLAPLVREKLEHSPKERFLYISHEHKDHFDPDFLWSLTRRDFTVVLGRFRRTALHETFLAYGARRVLTCEDQQEVAFRGGYLKLYLTDSGTNRDSALLVQADGRTFLNLNDCKVHDRLPRILAEEGPVDVFTAQFSGAIWHPTCYDYSRELYTEHSRQKRASKFEAVARAIETIQPRAYLASAGPACFLDPALFHLNLEPVNIFPRAPELFAYLKNRLGTRAPRLLEPMPGDVVDAGSGDFSAQVPERVTDENVARYLADYAARQAHVFRERRRNILLEEVDRIHVRLREELQNKLDAFSLADRVTMPLYLGLTELPTQLLRVDFRTRRVEVVGEVRDPRRYMLTANAVDLGRVLDRKLNWEDFLLSFRFRASRAPDVYDATLHNFLAAEVEDVRAMCDTVLAAEARKERTVVSTGTQRYTVNRFCPHQGADLKEGWIEEGRYLVCPRHRWRFDLEAGGVCDTNGCSIKAEPKQEDKREAPAAPRADATPT, encoded by the coding sequence ATGCAGATTACGTTCCTGGGGCACGCCGGCTTCTTGATCGAAACCCAACACGCCCTGGTGGTGGCCGATCCGTGGCTGACGTCCCAGGGCGCCTTCGACGCGGCGTGGATGCAGTTTCCGCGCAACCACGACCTGGCGCCCCTGGTGCGCGAGAAGCTGGAGCACTCGCCCAAGGAGCGCTTCCTCTACATCAGCCACGAGCACAAGGATCACTTCGACCCGGACTTCCTCTGGAGCCTCACCCGACGCGATTTCACCGTGGTGCTCGGCCGCTTCCGCCGCACCGCGCTCCACGAGACGTTCCTCGCCTATGGCGCCCGGCGCGTCCTCACGTGCGAGGATCAACAGGAGGTCGCCTTCCGGGGGGGCTACCTCAAGCTGTACCTCACGGACTCGGGCACCAACCGGGACTCGGCGCTGCTCGTGCAGGCCGACGGCCGCACCTTCCTCAACCTCAACGACTGCAAGGTGCACGACCGGCTGCCGCGCATCCTCGCCGAGGAGGGCCCGGTGGACGTCTTCACCGCGCAGTTCTCGGGCGCCATCTGGCACCCCACCTGCTACGACTACTCGCGCGAGCTGTACACGGAACACTCGCGCCAGAAGCGCGCGAGCAAGTTCGAGGCGGTGGCGCGCGCCATCGAGACGATCCAGCCCCGCGCCTACCTGGCGTCCGCGGGGCCCGCCTGCTTCCTGGACCCGGCGCTCTTCCACCTCAACCTGGAGCCGGTGAACATCTTCCCCCGCGCCCCCGAGCTCTTCGCGTACCTGAAGAACCGGCTGGGCACTCGGGCGCCGCGGCTGCTCGAGCCCATGCCCGGGGACGTGGTGGACGCGGGCTCCGGGGACTTCTCCGCGCAGGTGCCCGAGCGCGTCACCGACGAGAACGTGGCGCGCTACCTCGCGGACTACGCGGCCCGGCAGGCGCACGTCTTCCGCGAGCGGCGGCGCAACATCCTCCTGGAGGAGGTGGACCGCATCCACGTGCGGCTGCGCGAGGAGCTGCAGAACAAGCTGGACGCCTTCTCGCTCGCCGACCGGGTGACGATGCCGCTCTACCTCGGCCTCACCGAGCTGCCCACCCAACTGCTGCGCGTGGACTTCCGCACCCGGCGCGTGGAGGTGGTGGGCGAGGTGCGTGACCCGCGCCGCTACATGCTCACGGCCAACGCGGTGGACCTCGGTCGGGTGTTGGATCGCAAGCTCAACTGGGAGGACTTCCTGCTGTCCTTCCGCTTCCGGGCCTCGCGCGCGCCGGACGTCTACGACGCCACCCTGCACAACTTCCTCGCCGCGGAGGTGGAGGACGTGCGCGCCATGTGTGACACGGTGCTCGCCGCCGAGGCGCGCAAGGAGCGCACCGTCGTGTCCACTGGCACCCAGCGCTACACCGTCAACCGCTTCTGCCCCCACCAGGGCGCGGACCTCAAGGAGGGCTGGATCGAGGAGGGCCGCTACCTCGTGTGCCCGCGGCACCGCTGGCGCTTCGACCTGGAGGCGGGCGGGGTCTGCGACACCAACGGCTGCTCCATCAAGGCCGAGCCCAAGCAGGAGGACAAGCGCGAGGCGCCCGCCGCGCCGCGGGCCGACGCGACGCCCACCTGA
- a CDS encoding TerC family protein, whose protein sequence is METQSVGSPALWAGFIVFVLVMLALDLGVFHRKDHAVKFKEALGWSGVWISLALVFNLGIWWKFGATPAVKFLTGYLIEKSLSIDNIFVFVVIFSAMKIPQLYQHRVLFWGILSALVLRAGMIFAGVAMINRFHWLIYVFGAFLIITGVRLFMHRNEEENPGESRMLVWARKLIPSTDQLHGPHFFTRDTGRWLATPLFMTLVLVELTDVLFALDSIPAIFAVTTDPFLVFTSNIFAILGLRSLFFVLAGAVEKFSYLKVGLSAVLVFVGAKMTLVDVVHVPPAVSLGVIALLLGASIVASLRKARALEQSAGPKPPAAPLNSETSRQPSRS, encoded by the coding sequence ATGGAAACGCAAAGCGTGGGCAGTCCCGCGTTGTGGGCGGGCTTCATCGTGTTCGTGCTGGTGATGCTGGCGTTGGACCTGGGGGTGTTCCACCGCAAGGATCACGCGGTGAAGTTCAAGGAGGCGCTGGGCTGGAGCGGGGTGTGGATCTCGCTCGCGCTCGTCTTCAACCTGGGCATCTGGTGGAAGTTCGGCGCCACGCCGGCGGTGAAGTTCCTCACCGGCTACCTCATCGAGAAGTCGCTCTCCATCGACAACATCTTCGTCTTCGTCGTCATCTTCTCGGCGATGAAGATTCCGCAGCTCTACCAGCACCGGGTGCTCTTCTGGGGCATCCTGAGCGCGCTGGTGCTGCGCGCGGGGATGATCTTCGCCGGGGTGGCGATGATCAACCGCTTCCACTGGCTCATCTACGTGTTCGGCGCGTTCCTCATCATCACGGGCGTGCGGCTCTTCATGCACCGCAACGAGGAGGAGAACCCCGGGGAGAGCCGGATGCTCGTGTGGGCGCGCAAGCTCATCCCGTCCACGGACCAGTTGCACGGCCCGCACTTCTTCACGCGGGACACGGGGCGCTGGCTGGCCACGCCGCTGTTCATGACGCTGGTGCTGGTGGAGCTGACGGACGTGCTCTTCGCGCTGGACTCCATTCCCGCCATCTTCGCGGTGACGACGGACCCCTTCCTCGTCTTCACCTCGAACATCTTCGCCATCCTGGGCCTGCGCTCGCTCTTCTTCGTGCTGGCGGGGGCGGTGGAGAAGTTCTCCTACCTCAAGGTCGGCCTGTCCGCGGTGCTCGTGTTCGTGGGCGCGAAGATGACGCTGGTGGACGTGGTGCACGTGCCCCCCGCGGTGTCGCTGGGCGTCATCGCGCTGCTGCTGGGCGCCTCCATCGTGGCGTCGCTGCGCAAGGCGCGCGCGCTGGAGCAGTCGGCGGGGCCCAAGCCGCCCGCGGCTCCGCTGAATTCCGAGACGTCGCGCCAGCCGAGCCGGAGCTAG
- a CDS encoding SCP2 sterol-binding domain-containing protein: MATFPSKEWCEEAVRLVNADPERPLAARGWKGDVGVIVDAEPGRLARPFVVHVVTHDCLIEPPRVLEDPDDLDELDPAYLARAPYSVWKQLLQGSLDPVEAVLRRRIAVKGDLQQLIERLRFKGLADRVLAGLRTDYPDEGT; this comes from the coding sequence ATGGCCACGTTCCCATCCAAGGAGTGGTGCGAGGAGGCGGTGCGCCTGGTGAACGCGGACCCCGAGCGTCCGCTGGCCGCCCGGGGCTGGAAGGGGGACGTGGGAGTCATCGTCGACGCGGAGCCGGGCCGGCTCGCGCGCCCCTTCGTGGTGCACGTGGTGACGCACGACTGCCTCATCGAGCCGCCCCGCGTGCTCGAGGACCCCGACGATCTGGACGAGCTGGACCCCGCCTATCTGGCGCGCGCGCCCTACAGCGTCTGGAAGCAACTGCTGCAGGGCAGCCTGGATCCCGTGGAGGCCGTGCTGCGCCGGCGCATCGCGGTGAAGGGGGATCTGCAGCAGCTCATCGAGCGCCTGCGCTTCAAGGGCCTCGCGGACCGCGTGCTCGCGGGACTGCGGACCGACTACCCCGACGAGGGGACCTGA
- a CDS encoding Hsp70 family protein: MAERPRIIGIDLGTTNTLVASVKNRIPKIVPTDRGNLVLPSVVALSAKGELLVGGVAKDQMVTNPTNTLYGTKRLIGRKYESRVVEDLKGYFKYEIVEGPEGDAAVTLGGRVYTLAEVSSFILKQLKTMAEQFLGGPIDEAVISVPAYYTDSQRQAVKEAGRLAGFNVKRIVNEPTAAALAYGFNRGLEQKILVYDLGGGTFDVSVLHLTGNVFEVLATGGDTFLGGVDFDNRVVDYVLEKVWEESKIDLSGNPIALQRIKNAAEAAKIDLTLIPNVLIDLPFLEERKGKPVDVRIPLTRENLNALTMDLVDRTFELCDRVLAEKGISRSEIDEIILVGGQSRMPLVQQRIQEHFGKPPRKGVHPDECVALGAALLAESLGSLDAVTLLDAVSMPIGYALPNGRVRRVIDKNTIIPVVKSFRLPPPKEPGAPFIEIDIFQGDSDLVVDNEYLGTLKVPAEAAGRKIDFRLNEECLLQVLVDEPGGGPRRIELATRDTPELLKKELARVAEERAHKARQTAGTPATQPEGGSGLFSSIKSIFRRG, translated from the coding sequence ATGGCGGAAAGACCTCGCATCATCGGGATCGATCTGGGGACCACCAACACCCTGGTCGCGTCCGTGAAGAACCGCATCCCGAAGATCGTCCCCACGGACCGGGGCAATCTGGTGCTGCCCTCGGTGGTGGCCCTCTCCGCCAAGGGGGAGCTCCTGGTGGGCGGCGTGGCCAAGGATCAGATGGTCACCAACCCCACCAACACGCTCTACGGCACCAAGCGCCTCATTGGCCGCAAGTACGAGTCCCGGGTGGTGGAGGATCTCAAGGGCTACTTCAAGTACGAGATCGTCGAGGGCCCCGAGGGCGACGCGGCGGTGACGCTCGGGGGGCGCGTGTACACGCTCGCCGAGGTCTCCAGCTTCATCCTCAAGCAGCTCAAGACCATGGCCGAGCAGTTCCTCGGCGGCCCCATCGACGAGGCCGTCATCTCCGTGCCGGCCTACTACACGGACAGCCAGCGCCAGGCGGTCAAGGAGGCCGGGCGGCTCGCGGGCTTCAACGTCAAGCGCATCGTCAACGAGCCCACCGCGGCGGCCCTGGCCTACGGCTTCAACCGCGGGCTGGAGCAGAAGATCCTCGTCTACGACCTGGGCGGCGGCACCTTCGACGTGTCGGTCCTGCACCTCACGGGCAACGTCTTCGAGGTGCTCGCCACCGGCGGAGACACCTTCCTGGGCGGCGTGGACTTCGACAACCGCGTGGTGGACTACGTCCTCGAGAAGGTCTGGGAGGAGAGCAAGATCGATCTGTCGGGCAATCCCATCGCCCTGCAGCGCATCAAGAACGCGGCCGAGGCGGCCAAGATCGATCTGACGCTCATCCCCAACGTGCTCATCGACCTGCCCTTCCTGGAGGAGCGCAAGGGCAAGCCGGTGGACGTGCGCATCCCGCTCACGCGCGAGAACCTCAACGCGCTCACCATGGACCTGGTGGACCGCACCTTCGAGCTGTGCGACCGGGTGCTGGCCGAGAAGGGCATCAGCCGCTCGGAGATCGACGAGATCATCCTCGTGGGTGGCCAGAGCCGCATGCCGCTCGTGCAGCAGCGGATCCAGGAGCACTTCGGCAAGCCGCCGCGCAAGGGCGTGCACCCGGACGAGTGCGTGGCCCTGGGCGCCGCGCTGCTGGCCGAGTCGCTCGGCAGCCTCGACGCGGTGACGCTGCTGGACGCGGTGTCCATGCCCATCGGCTACGCGCTGCCCAACGGCCGCGTGCGCCGCGTCATCGACAAGAACACCATCATCCCCGTGGTGAAGAGCTTCCGCCTGCCTCCGCCCAAGGAGCCGGGCGCGCCCTTCATCGAGATCGACATCTTCCAGGGGGACAGCGATCTCGTGGTGGACAACGAGTACCTGGGCACGCTGAAGGTGCCCGCGGAGGCCGCGGGCAGGAAGATCGACTTCCGGCTCAACGAGGAGTGCCTGTTGCAGGTGCTCGTCGACGAGCCCGGCGGTGGACCCCGGCGCATCGAGCTGGCCACGCGGGACACGCCCGAGCTGCTCAAGAAGGAGCTGGCGCGGGTGGCCGAGGAGCGGGCGCACAAGGCCCGGCAGACCGCGGGGACGCCGGCCACGCAGCCCGAGGGGGGCAGTGGCTTGTTCTCCAGCATCAAGAGCATCTTCCGGAGAGGGTAG
- a CDS encoding tetratricopeptide repeat protein: protein MLTGMRELKALSLVVLLTGCGVPRAYQRAADADTLEAYRTFLREYPEGEEAEAVRVRVAELEFEEASRLHTVLAYKRVIEAHPDTTQARRARVLLEGLRFNAARDAGTAVALRQFVADHPDGVHRDEARRLVQAAELKELATTDDTARLREFLQEAPEDPRRLEVEGRLDDESFTRARKEGASRLFGYLRDFPAGRHREEVKRRLLALEVEGLLVSGELEEAEARVAAHPLGAGLQDFPARLARARAEREAMGSPEPLAQSAQVDHYLRGIADLRQSLGAPDPMDRWQAAEELGQYVSVKVLDPLLDVLRGGRNALERQRALDSLLAVLRALPRPVADYEVAARLEALREKAGSAELYLRMAVLLDASGRLGEASTEYQRAFTPEDPDPVVLWRWVTIREERAQAFSAAVAARQLAVWALGSAREETVSAEGGIPLAAARRLCATARLARFASQAVERARQRGTEFPEDLNGFGLMASDALKLAEARLADAELLLREKKPGARTCEDEAVHERLTHGVTERREALRALGTKLPRLAPLLWESALRRDPSEEVRAEARRLLARGDP, encoded by the coding sequence ATGCTGACGGGGATGCGTGAGCTCAAGGCCCTGTCCCTGGTGGTATTGCTGACCGGTTGTGGTGTGCCCCGGGCCTATCAGCGGGCGGCGGACGCGGACACGCTGGAGGCCTACCGGACGTTCCTGCGCGAGTACCCGGAGGGGGAGGAGGCCGAGGCGGTGCGGGTGCGCGTGGCGGAGCTGGAGTTCGAGGAGGCCTCGCGGCTGCACACGGTGCTCGCCTACAAGCGCGTCATCGAGGCCCATCCGGACACGACCCAGGCGCGCCGGGCGCGGGTGCTCTTGGAGGGCCTGCGCTTCAACGCGGCCCGGGACGCGGGCACCGCCGTGGCGCTGCGCCAGTTCGTGGCGGACCATCCGGACGGGGTGCACCGCGACGAGGCGCGGCGGCTGGTGCAGGCCGCGGAGCTCAAGGAGCTGGCCACCACGGACGACACGGCGCGCCTGCGCGAGTTCCTCCAGGAGGCCCCGGAGGATCCCCGGCGCCTGGAGGTCGAGGGCCGGCTGGACGACGAGAGCTTCACCCGCGCGCGGAAGGAGGGGGCCTCGCGCCTCTTCGGCTACCTGCGCGACTTCCCGGCCGGACGTCACCGGGAAGAGGTGAAGCGGCGGCTGCTCGCGCTGGAGGTGGAGGGGCTCTTGGTGTCGGGCGAACTGGAGGAGGCCGAGGCCCGGGTGGCCGCCCATCCGCTGGGCGCCGGGCTCCAGGACTTCCCGGCCCGGCTCGCGCGGGCCCGGGCCGAGCGCGAGGCGATGGGTTCCCCGGAGCCCCTGGCCCAGTCCGCCCAGGTGGACCACTACCTGCGCGGCATCGCGGACCTGCGCCAGTCCCTGGGGGCGCCGGACCCCATGGATCGCTGGCAGGCGGCGGAGGAGCTGGGCCAGTACGTGTCGGTGAAGGTGCTGGATCCGCTCCTGGACGTGCTGCGCGGGGGCCGCAACGCGCTGGAGCGCCAGCGGGCCCTGGACAGCCTCCTGGCCGTGCTGCGCGCGCTGCCCCGGCCGGTGGCGGACTACGAGGTGGCCGCGCGCCTGGAGGCCCTGCGCGAGAAGGCGGGCAGCGCGGAGCTCTACCTGCGCATGGCGGTGCTCCTGGACGCCTCGGGGCGCCTGGGCGAGGCCTCCACCGAGTACCAGCGGGCCTTCACGCCGGAGGACCCCGACCCGGTGGTGCTCTGGCGCTGGGTGACCATCCGCGAGGAGCGGGCACAGGCCTTCTCGGCGGCGGTGGCGGCGCGGCAGCTCGCCGTGTGGGCGCTGGGGTCGGCGCGCGAGGAGACCGTTTCGGCGGAGGGCGGAATTCCGCTGGCGGCGGCCCGGCGCCTGTGCGCGACGGCGCGGCTGGCACGTTTCGCCTCCCAGGCGGTGGAGCGGGCGCGGCAGCGGGGCACCGAGTTTCCCGAGGATTTGAACGGCTTCGGGCTGATGGCGTCCGACGCGCTCAAGCTCGCCGAGGCGCGGCTGGCGGACGCGGAGCTGCTCCTGCGCGAGAAGAAGCCCGGGGCCCGCACGTGCGAGGACGAGGCCGTGCACGAGCGGCTGACCCACGGCGTCACCGAGCGCCGCGAGGCCCTGCGCGCCCTGGGCACGAAGCTGCCGCGGCTGGCCCCGCTGCTCTGGGAGTCGGCCCTGCGGCGCGACCCCTCCGAGGAAGTGCGCGCCGAGGCCCGTCGGCTCCTGGCCCGGGGAGACCCCTGA